The following are encoded in a window of Phragmites australis chromosome 22, lpPhrAust1.1, whole genome shotgun sequence genomic DNA:
- the LOC133904450 gene encoding disease resistance protein RGA2-like isoform X1 translates to MEIAIGAARWVVGRALSPVTDGLLESWAASSELGPNVRALKLELLYAQGMLNNARGRDLSNPALAQLLLELRHLAYNADDVLDELEYFRIQDDLDGTYETTDAADDRGLVVGIILNARHTARAVARKLKFSSCSCAFASRDDRDEEQEDAKQGCLSSYCSCGGRKDRDSTSSPPPPPSNNGDMGVHIGCMAQVISSAHNSARAVGKRLPCYSLPSVHDNAQTKVECIVHAPKLKFDRVEVSRRMAEIIEQLKPLCAKVATILDLEISGSNRTTSQGIDLHRTKTTTPQIIEATLYGRGNHKNNVVDIITHGKDSANNLTVISIVGSGGIGKTTFTQHIYAEVKSHFHVPIWICVSLDFNAKRLAQEIVKQIVKQMPKVQEENKNASDEELIEKGLQSKQFILVLDDMWICHEDEWKKLLAPFKKGGTRGNMIIVTTRIPKVAKMVATRDCLIRLERLKHEDCMHFFQACVFDGQQLWKGHPDLHKVGEDIVKRLKGSPLAVKTVGRLLRNQLTLNHWRKVLESKEWELQKNDDDIMPALKLSFNYLPFDLQQCFSYCALFPEDYEFDSKELIHLWIGLGLLDTRDQNKRTEDIGEDYLNDLVDYGFFQKNFEEDSHPYYLIHDLLHELAVNVSSYECLVIHGSNLKSLQIPASIRHLSIIIDNEDVKDRVTFENYKMELNILGRRLRAENLRTLMLFGQHHGSFSKTFGELFSEAKSLRTIFLSEASYNVEDILRNFSQLIHLRYLRIKDYESAVISLPSGISRFYHLVVLDLQQCNDLHGSLREISNLVKLRHFLVPNEEFHCEIFEVGKLKILQELMRFEIKKEMSGFELKQLGQLLELRGSLAICNLERVEAIKEADEAKLVHMNYLHKLTLHWDIGRSNKDPKQEHDILERLKPQSELRELCIRGHGGSTFPTWLGVDLSIKNLERLCLDGVAWNSLPALGELWMVNEHGEEYICSIRDESFCNLKRVELVNIERLKKWCGNGTSHLFPLLEVLIVRDCPSLIELPFSHSTCRQAEQEENMSRFPKLREITVSKCPHLLSLPAIPWTALCDAKISQVGAGIVDLSYMKHQQRKSISVNMGKDALDSELWNMLVFDNLKEIESFQMGECPPMPLDHMQMLASLKTLFIEECTNVLWPVESESKARYQFPDVKR, encoded by the exons ATGGAGATCGCCATTGGCGCTGCGCGCTGGGTGGTGGGCAGGGCGCTGAGCCCCGTGACGGACGGCCTGCTGGAGTCATGGGCGGCTAGCTCTGAGCTTGGACCCAACGTCCGCGCACTCAAGCTGGAGCTGCTCTACGCGCAGGGGATGCTTAACAACGCCCGCGGCCGGGACCTGAGCAACCCCGCGCTGGCGCAGCTGCTGCTGGAGCTCCGGCACCTTGCGTACAACGCCGACGACGTGCTGGACGAGCTGGAGTACTTCCGCATCCAGGACGACCTGGACGGAACGTACGAGACCACGGACGCCGCCGACGACCGGGGTCTCGTCGTCGGAATCATCTTGAACGCTCGCCACACGGCCAGGGCCGTTGCGAGAAAGCTCAAGTTTTCCTCATGCTCGTGTGCTTTCGCGAGCCGTGATGATCGTGACGAGGAGCAAGAAGATGCAAAGCAAGGATGTCTCTCGAGTTATTGCTCATGTGGTGGGCGAAAAGATCGTGACAGCacatcatcaccaccaccaccgccgtccaacAATGGCGACATGGGCGTCCACATCGGATGCATGGCTCAGGTTATTTCAAGTGCTCATAACAGCGCCCGTGCTGTCGGTAAACGCCTCCCTTGCTACTCTCTCCCATCTGTCCATGACAATGCTCAAACCAAAGTTGAATGCATTGTGCACGCACCAAAGTTGAAGTTTGATAGAGTAGAAGTGTCTAGAAGGATGGCAGAGATAATAGAGCAGCTCAAGCCACTCTGTGCTAAGGTCGCCACCATTCTTGATCTAGAGATATCTGGCTCCAACCGTACCACAAGCCAAGGCATAGATTTGCACAGAACCAAAACCACCACACCACAAATTATAGAGGCTACGTTATACGGGAGGGGTAACCACAAAAACAATGTTGTAGATATCATTACCCATGGTAAAGATAGTGCAAACAACCTTACTGTGATTTCAATAGTTGGTTCAGGGGGTATTGGGAAGACAACTTTCACGCAACACATATATGCGGAAGTGAAGAGCCATTTTCATGTCCCAATATGGATATGTGTCTCTCTTGATTTCAATGCAAAAAGATTGGCACAAGAGATTGTAAAACAGATTGTAAAACAGATGCCTAAAGTCCAGGAGGAAAATAAAAATGCTAGTGATGAAGAGCTAATTGAAAAAGGATTGCAGTCTAAACAGTTCATTCTTGTCTTGGATGACATGTGGATATGTCATGAGGATGAGTGGAAAAAACTGTTGGCTCCATTTAAAAAAGGAGGAACAAGAGGTAACATGATTATAGTGACAACACGAATTCCAAAGGTAGCAAAGATGGTTGCAACAAGAGATTGTCTCATAAGACTGGAGCGTTTAAAACATGAAGATTGTATGCATTTCTTCCAAGCATGTGTGTTTGATGGCCAACAACTATGGAAAGGTCATCCTGATTTACATAAAGTTGGGGAAGATATAGTGAAAAGATTGAAGGGGTCACCTCTTGCAGTGAAAACTGTAGGTAGATTACTAAGAAACCAACTTACTTTAAACCATTGGAGAAAAGTACTGGAAAGTAAAGAATGGGAACTTCAAAAAAACGATGATGACATTATGCCGGCATTGAAGCTTAGCTTTAACTATCTTCCTTTTGATCTACAACAATGCTTCTCTTATTGTGCTTTATTTCCTGAAGATTATGAATTTGATAGCAAAGAGCTAATTCACTTGTGGATAGGTCTAGGGTTACTAGATACCAGGGATCAAAACAAGAGAACTGAAGATATTGGAGAAGATTATTTAAATGATTTGGTCGATTATGGATTCTTCCAAAAGAATTTCGAAGAGGATTCACATCCTTATTATTTGATCCACGACCTACTACACGAGTTAGCGGTAAATGTTTCATCATATGAATGCCTCGTCATACATGGTTCTAACTTGAAGTCATTACAAATTCCTGCATCCATACGTCATTTGTCTATCATTATTGACAATGAAGATGTCAAGGATAGAGTAACATTTGAAAATTATAAGATGGAATTGAATATATTGGGTAGACGATTGAGAGCTGAAAACCTACGTACTTTGATGTTATTTGGACAACACCATGGAAGCTTTTCCAAGACTTTTGGTGAATTGTTTAGTGAAGCAAAATCTCTTCGTACTATATTTTTGTCTGAAGCATCTTATAATGTGGAGGATATATTGCGGAACTTTTCACAACTCATCCATCTTCGCTACTTAAggatcaaggattatgaatcCGCTGTGATAAGTCTACCCAGCGGTATCTCAAGATTTTATCACTTGGTGGTCCTAGATTTACAACAATGCAATGATCTTCATGGTTCTCTAAGAGAGATTAGCAACCTTGTGAAACTCCGTCATTTTCTTGTCCCAAATGAAGAGTTTCACTGTGAAATTTTTGAGGTgggaaaattgaaaattttacAAGAGTTAATGAGATTTGAGATcaaaaaagaaatgagtggcTTTGAACTGAAGCAGTTAGGGCAATTGCTAGAGCTCCGAGGATCGCTGGCAATTTGTAATCTTGAAAGGGTAGAAGCAATAAAGGAAGCAGATGAAGCAAAACTAGTACACATGAACTACTTGCACAAGTTAACATTACACTGGGATATTGGCCGATCTAATAAGGATCCAaaacaagaacatgatattCTTGAACGTCTTAAGCCACAAAGTGAGCTTCGAGAGCTCTGCATTAGAGGGCATGGAGGTTCTACTTTCCCAACTTGGCTAGGTGTGGACCTTTCCATTAAAAATTTGGAACGTCTATGCCTAGATGGTGTAGCGTGGAATAGTCTTCCAGCTCTAGGGGAGTTGTGGATGGTTAATGAGCATGGTGAAGAGTACATATGCAGTATTAGAGACGAAAGTTTTTGTAATTTGAAAAGGGTTGAGCTTGTTAACATAGAAAGACTAAAGAAATGGTGTGGAAATGGGACTTCTCATTTATTCCCACTTCTAGAGGTACTCATTGTTAGGGATTGCCCTAGCCTTATAGAGTTGCCATTTTCACATTCTACTTGCCGTCAAGCAGAACAAGAGGAAAACATGAGTAGGTTTCCCAAGCTACGGGAAATAACTGTATCAAAGTGCCCACATCTATTGTCACTGCCAGCTATTCCTTGGACTGCTCTATGCGATGCTAAAATATCGCAAGTGGGTGCCGGTATTGTGGACTTATCTTACATGAAACATCAGCAAAGAAAATCTATCAGTGTAAATATGGGAAAGGATGCTCTTGATAGTGAACTCTGGAACATGTTGGTTTTTGATAATCTCAAGGAAATAGAGTCGTTCCAGATGGGGGAGTGCCCTCCCATGCCTCTAGATCACATGCAGATGCTAGCATCTCTGAAGACCCTTTTCATAGAGGAATGTACTAATGTCTTGTGGCCGGTTGAAAGTGAGAGCAAGGCACGATATCAGTTTCCA GATGTAAAGCGGTAA
- the LOC133904450 gene encoding putative disease resistance protein RGA4 isoform X2, with protein sequence MEIAIGAARWVVGRALSPVTDGLLESWAASSELGPNVRALKLELLYAQGMLNNARGRDLSNPALAQLLLELRHLAYNADDVLDELEYFRIQDDLDGTYETTDAADDRGLVVGIILNARHTARAVARKLKFSSCSCAFASRDDRDEEQEDAKQGCLSSYCSCGGRKDRDSTSSPPPPPSNNGDMGVHIGCMAQVISSAHNSARAVGKRLPCYSLPSVHDNAQTKVECIVHAPKLKFDRVEVSRRMAEIIEQLKPLCAKVATILDLEISGSNRTTSQGIDLHRTKTTTPQIIEATLYGRGNHKNNVVDIITHGKDSANNLTVISIVGSGGIGKTTFTQHIYAEVKSHFHVPIWICVSLDFNAKRLAQEIVKQIVKQMPKVQEENKNASDEELIEKGLQSKQFILVLDDMWICHEDEWKKLLAPFKKGGTRGNMIIVTTRIPKVAKMVATRDCLIRLERLKHEDCMHFFQACVFDGQQLWKGHPDLHKVGEDIVKRLKGSPLAVKTVGRLLRNQLTLNHWRKVLESKEWELQKNDDDIMPALKLSFNYLPFDLQQCFSYCALFPEDYEFDSKELIHLWIGLGLLDTRDQNKRTEDIGEDYLNDLVDYGFFQKNFEEDSHPYYLIHDLLHELADVKR encoded by the exons ATGGAGATCGCCATTGGCGCTGCGCGCTGGGTGGTGGGCAGGGCGCTGAGCCCCGTGACGGACGGCCTGCTGGAGTCATGGGCGGCTAGCTCTGAGCTTGGACCCAACGTCCGCGCACTCAAGCTGGAGCTGCTCTACGCGCAGGGGATGCTTAACAACGCCCGCGGCCGGGACCTGAGCAACCCCGCGCTGGCGCAGCTGCTGCTGGAGCTCCGGCACCTTGCGTACAACGCCGACGACGTGCTGGACGAGCTGGAGTACTTCCGCATCCAGGACGACCTGGACGGAACGTACGAGACCACGGACGCCGCCGACGACCGGGGTCTCGTCGTCGGAATCATCTTGAACGCTCGCCACACGGCCAGGGCCGTTGCGAGAAAGCTCAAGTTTTCCTCATGCTCGTGTGCTTTCGCGAGCCGTGATGATCGTGACGAGGAGCAAGAAGATGCAAAGCAAGGATGTCTCTCGAGTTATTGCTCATGTGGTGGGCGAAAAGATCGTGACAGCacatcatcaccaccaccaccgccgtccaacAATGGCGACATGGGCGTCCACATCGGATGCATGGCTCAGGTTATTTCAAGTGCTCATAACAGCGCCCGTGCTGTCGGTAAACGCCTCCCTTGCTACTCTCTCCCATCTGTCCATGACAATGCTCAAACCAAAGTTGAATGCATTGTGCACGCACCAAAGTTGAAGTTTGATAGAGTAGAAGTGTCTAGAAGGATGGCAGAGATAATAGAGCAGCTCAAGCCACTCTGTGCTAAGGTCGCCACCATTCTTGATCTAGAGATATCTGGCTCCAACCGTACCACAAGCCAAGGCATAGATTTGCACAGAACCAAAACCACCACACCACAAATTATAGAGGCTACGTTATACGGGAGGGGTAACCACAAAAACAATGTTGTAGATATCATTACCCATGGTAAAGATAGTGCAAACAACCTTACTGTGATTTCAATAGTTGGTTCAGGGGGTATTGGGAAGACAACTTTCACGCAACACATATATGCGGAAGTGAAGAGCCATTTTCATGTCCCAATATGGATATGTGTCTCTCTTGATTTCAATGCAAAAAGATTGGCACAAGAGATTGTAAAACAGATTGTAAAACAGATGCCTAAAGTCCAGGAGGAAAATAAAAATGCTAGTGATGAAGAGCTAATTGAAAAAGGATTGCAGTCTAAACAGTTCATTCTTGTCTTGGATGACATGTGGATATGTCATGAGGATGAGTGGAAAAAACTGTTGGCTCCATTTAAAAAAGGAGGAACAAGAGGTAACATGATTATAGTGACAACACGAATTCCAAAGGTAGCAAAGATGGTTGCAACAAGAGATTGTCTCATAAGACTGGAGCGTTTAAAACATGAAGATTGTATGCATTTCTTCCAAGCATGTGTGTTTGATGGCCAACAACTATGGAAAGGTCATCCTGATTTACATAAAGTTGGGGAAGATATAGTGAAAAGATTGAAGGGGTCACCTCTTGCAGTGAAAACTGTAGGTAGATTACTAAGAAACCAACTTACTTTAAACCATTGGAGAAAAGTACTGGAAAGTAAAGAATGGGAACTTCAAAAAAACGATGATGACATTATGCCGGCATTGAAGCTTAGCTTTAACTATCTTCCTTTTGATCTACAACAATGCTTCTCTTATTGTGCTTTATTTCCTGAAGATTATGAATTTGATAGCAAAGAGCTAATTCACTTGTGGATAGGTCTAGGGTTACTAGATACCAGGGATCAAAACAAGAGAACTGAAGATATTGGAGAAGATTATTTAAATGATTTGGTCGATTATGGATTCTTCCAAAAGAATTTCGAAGAGGATTCACATCCTTATTATTTGATCCACGACCTACTACACGAGTTAGCG GATGTAAAGCGGTAA